Genomic DNA from Candidatus Sulfurimonas marisnigri:
ACTTACTCATATCACTCAGTAAATAAATCAATGTTCCTTTTAAATCAGATTTATCAAGCATTCCCTTGCTTAAGCACTTATCTTTGTACTTTTCTAAAAAAGATTCTGGTTGAGTATCAAATATACCTCCTGGGGTTAGAGTATTTACCCTAATATCCATTCCTTTAAAATATTTCGCCATATATTTTGTAAGATGTATCAAGCCTGATTTTATAGCCGCATATTCAACAGGTACTGTCATAGTTGTTCCTGTATATATTTCAAATTTAGGAGCTACAACTCCATATATAGAACTTATATTTACTATATTTCCATACCCTTGTTTTTGAAAATATTTTGCAAATACTTGCGATGTTGTAAAATACCCACCAAGATTTAAACCTAAATTCTCTACAAAATCATTATACTCAACATCAAAAAAATGTTGTCCATAATTTTTATTTCTAGGGTATGCGTTATTTACTAAAGCATCTATTTTTCCATATTTGCTATCTAAATAATTTATACACTCCATTAAAGACTCCTTTGACGTGATGTCAAGTTTAATAAAGTCTATATTTATAGTATTTAATTCTTTTGATAAATCATTCTTTGCTATTAAACCAATCTCTTCATTTATATCAGCAATTATTGCTATACCATTATTTTCAAGAACAGCTTTTATAAATTCTTTTCCTATTAATCCAGCACCGCCAGTTATAACAACCACTTTATCTTTTAACATCATTTTCCCTCATTAAAAATTCTACAAACTTATAGTCTAATT
This window encodes:
- a CDS encoding oxidoreductase, which translates into the protein MLKDKVVVITGGAGLIGKEFIKAVLENNGIAIIADINEEIGLIAKNDLSKELNTINIDFIKLDITSKESLMECINYLDSKYGKIDALVNNAYPRNKNYGQHFFDVEYNDFVENLGLNLGGYFTTSQVFAKYFQKQGYGNIVNISSIYGVVAPKFEIYTGTTMTVPVEYAAIKSGLIHLTKYMAKYFKGMDIRVNTLTPGGIFDTQPESFLEKYKDKCLSKGMLDKSDLKGTLIYLLSDMSKYVNGQNIVVDDGFSL